ccaacataacagagcttgagaggatctgcagagaagaatgggatgaactctccaaatacaggtgtgcaaagcttggagcgtcatacccaagaatacttaaggctgtaatcgctgcctaaggtacttcaacaaagtactgagtaaaggttctgaatacttatgtaaaatgcgatagttttattttttatacatttgaaaacatttttaaaaacctgtttttgctttgtcattatggggtatggtgagtAGATtgacgggggagggggggggacaattaaataaattttagaataaggctgcaacctaacaatgtggaaaaagtcaaaaggtctgaatactgaGTACTTCACTCACACATTGCTCCCTGCTAAaatcttctctctgttctcctcgtACTGGTGGAGCATCTTCTGCAAGTCATCGTCTGCTGGAATTACCTGAAAATATTGAAATACACTTAGTATtccaaacattatgaacaccttcctaatattgagttgcacccctccccctttgccctcagaacagcctcaatttgtcaacacatggactcttcaaggtgttgaaagcattccacagggatgccggccaatgttgactccaatgcttcccacaattgtgtcaagttggctggatgttctttgggtggtggaccattcttgatacacacgggaaactgttgagcgtgaaaaacacagcagcattgcagttcttgacacaaaccggtgcaccttgcacctactaccacaccccgttcaaaggcacttcaatgttttgtcttgccctctgaatggcacccatacacaatccatgtctcaattctcaaggcttaaaaatccttctgtacccgtctcctctccttcatctacactgaagtggatttagcaagttacatcaataagagatcataactttcacctggtcagtctgtgtcacgTATACTCCTTCTCCGGCGCTCAAGGTGGTCAGGCTGCTCATTATTAAGCGCacttgtcaccatcgttacgcgcctCATCAGACTCAAtcacctgcctgattaccttccctaatatatatacatatatatcactccctttggttctttccctaGGCGTtgttgtttcatgtctgtacgctactcgTGTTTCGTTCCATgtgttatttattatttaaaaagTGACTccttgaacttgcttcccgactacCAGCGTACACGTTACAAAATAACGCCTCACCAAAGGGGAGCATCAgggagttttttttgttttgtgagTGTAGGTGATGTTGGGTCCGGGTGCAGCAACCGGGGATGCCTCGGCCGGCTCGGCAGAGCTCCCTCGCTTGTTCCTTGTGTTATTTATTATTAAaagtcactccctgaacttgcttcccgactcccagcgtaCATGTTACAGTCTGTCACGTCAGGTGTTTTGTATGCTCAGTGTATATACTCATTAAATGTTGTGAAACTGCCTTTACAGATTATAGTAATGTGAACAAAAACAGAGCTGTTTAGCAATCACTTACCTGCATACCTGCCTTTCTATTCAACAACTGACTATTTCCCAACAATGAAAAACAAGGATTCCTTAACACCGATGACCAATACTCTGGTGCTTATCACAGGAGACACTAGAACGTATAAATAATGTTCATTAATTGACCATTGTCACCCAAACGCACGTATGAAAATGATTGATCACTCACAAGGACTGGAGCAGGAACATTGAAGGACGTCTTCTTTATCAGCCAGTCTTCATACAGCTGATGGATTGCCTCTAAATATTCctttaaaaatgaaataaaaagcgAGAAGGATAGTAGGATGAGAGATTAGGGCAAGAGACGAGTCTTACAACTCCTCGGAAGTGAGACCAAGAACAGCATTGAGCGTTTCTCATTCTTCTATCCTCACCAAAGGAAtgatcttctcctcctccctgcatcgctctttcagcctctcatggCAGGTCTGTGGAGACGACTGGAGGTAAACTGAAACAGAGGAGGAACTAAGTGAACAAGGTTCTACCAATGACCCAACATTGTAAGAATAAAGTAGAAAGCTTGTGTTTCAACACAGCTTACCAATAAGATCCACAGGAATGGCAATGTTCTGTGTGATCCACTCAAACCACTCACTAAGAACAGCAAAGTCCACCTCGGGCATCTTCCCACTGCAGAGAGCAAAATAGTACATAAAATGAACTAGATTGGATACAAATGAAAACCAGCTATAAAGTGGTGTGAAATATACCATGTGCATTACCTTCTGAAAAGATTTTCCACAAAGATGTACTTGGCACTGTAGATGGACCTTTCCATCATTCTCACTGGGGCTGACTGGAAATcaacaaacacaaaacagacCATGTTAATTATGCAATGTAAAATACACGTCTTTGTACTTGGTGAAAGAGAAATCTGTACTATTGATAGAACACATGCAACAGTAGTGAAACAGTAGGATATCAGTGCAACGTTTTAGAGTACCTACCATTGTTGAGAGGTGTCGGTCCAGCATGGTTAGCTGAACATAGGTCTGTAGAGTGATGCCCCATCGAGTAGGGTCCTGGTACATCAACCCCTGCAGGAGGGGAGGAGCTAACATCAACATACAATATGTCATTTATCAAAATGAACCATCTTCTTTATAATGGTCACGTACCAGGGGGTTGTGCCCTCGAACATTCCTCCATTTGGAAACTGGCTCAGTCAGCACCTGAGAAATCAAAAGTAAAATTGTGATttcattttacacacacacaaggatAAAAGGAAAATTAAGGATTGCTAAATTTTACCTCAATGTTACTGGTTTTGCTGAAATACTCTAGGCATGTTGTCTTCCCACTAGCAATATTCCCCTCTATAAAGACCTAAAGAACAAGATACATGTGCTGACTTCTCCCTCAAGTATAGAGGCAGCAAATGTCTTAAtatcaatttcaaagattttcatGGATTTAAAATGACAACGTATCAGTACATACCACTAACTTCTTCTCCTTCCCATTCCGCACCAGCTTTCCTTGGGAGAAAATAAGAGAATATTGTGAGATAACCTGACTTCTTGGTTTCACCTTCAGTCAGTAGCTATGGTAAAGCAAAACAGATAAGGATGTTAATATAGGTGATGCAACCAGGTTTGGTTCGAACAAATTGATGAGCATGTAGCCTCACTGACAGTAGTGGTAGATAATAGCACTGCTCATGGATGGTTCGACAGGAATGGGCATGTCTAATCtgcatttttagaaatgttgcattaaaaatatatatttacagcaTGTACTGGTGGTAGCTAAAGTGAGCTCAGAATATAAGTGTATTGTTTCTAAACAACATGTGTCACATTAGATTGTAAACTAGGCTATTCAAGTTGTAAAAGAATGAGTAGGCCTATGTTGTTACTATATTCTGTTGTTCTGATGCAACATTGTAACATTAGTCTACAACGTGTATCATTCTACCGCTCTGTATTGAAACAATGTTTCAGGCCAGCGAATAAATATACTTTATGAATGGGCACCTACTTGAGACGTGCTGTGTATTGTTACTGCGGGCTCTCGTCTGGCAGAGCTCACCGCGCTTATCACCAAATATTTTGCAGCGAATAGCCACTAATCGCGTTGACGTGACAGCAGCGTTAGAAGATAGTCGTATAGCAGATCTCCACAAATTGTTCATACAAAGAGAGTTAAACGACATCTCGCATAATTATCTGAAACACACAGGGCTCGACTGTCTGTCACGTGGCATTCCAGTTCCGTGTATCAAATAACCTCTTCCTGGTTCATGATATGGAGATTGTTCTATTTTTTTCTATTTGGTTGGAGCGCTTTATTTGTTCTGAGACCTGCGTTCCCTTCACCAACCACCGTCACCATTGAGGGCAAAAAAAGATAGAAACTGATCCTCGTTCATCGTTTTTTTATGCTAGATTATCAGTACAGTAATGATGAGGATCATTAAAATGCATAGGCCTATATGAGAAAGTCAAACAAATATTTTCTAATTGTAATATTCTTTGCAGATTGATTGACATTTTCAGATCATGATTaatttggacaagaggaatacctatgtaataatgctgttcattgactacagctatagctcagcatttaacaccatagaacCCTCGTCATTAAACTCACGACCTTGGGTCTCTACCGCGCCCTGTGGaactggactttctgacgggccgcccccaggtggtgaaggtagaaaacaacatctccactttgctgatcctcaacactggggccccgcaAAGGTGCGTTCTCATCCctatcctgtactccctgttcacccatgactgcgtggccatgtacGCTTCCAACTacaccatcaagtttgcagatgacactacagtggtaggcctggttaccaacaatgacgagacagcttacagggaggaagtgagggccctcagagtgtggtgtcaggaaaatatcctctcattcaaagtcaacaaaacaaaggagatggtcGTGGACttaaggaaacagcagagggagcacccctccCCCATCCACAtagacgggacagtagtggagaaggtggaacgttttaaattctttcggcgtacacatcacggacaaactgaaatggtccacccacacagacagcgtggtgaagaaggcgcaacatcgcctcttcaacctcaggaggctgaagaaatgtgtcgtgtcatctaaaacactcagaaacttttacagatgcacactcgagagcatcctgccggggtgtatcaccgcctggtacggcaattgcaccgtCCTCAACCGTAAGTGTCTCCAGAGGGTAGTAAGGTCGACcccacaacacatcaccgggggcaaactacctgccctccaggacacctacagcacccgatgtcacaggaacggcaaaaagatcatcaaggacaacaatcacccgagccactgcctgttcaccccgctatcatccagaaggcgaggtcagtacaggtgcatcaaagctgggaccgagaggctgaaaaacagcttctatctcaaggccatcagactgctaaacagccatcactaacatagagaggctgctgctaacatacagactcaaatctctggccacttaaataaacggacttaataaaggtatcacttgTTACTTTAAATAACGctttaataatgttcacataGAGGTATCACAGGTCACTTTAAAtgcgccactttaataatgtttacatatcctacatctactgcatcttgcctatgccgcacgccgtcgctcatccatatatttatatgtacacattcatccctttacatttgtgtgtataaggtagttgttgtgaatttgttagattacttgttagattttactgcatagttggaactagaagcacacgcattttgctacactcacattaacatctgctaaccatgtgtatgtgaacaatatcATTTGATTTGTTTAGTGGCATGCAAGCAGGATGAAAAGGCCTAGTGTGTTTAACAGTGAAGGGTGTGAAAACACTGCACACATTCTGAGCAACGGACTGTAATATCCTGCAACTGAAAGGAAATAGCTTTTTCAGGAAGCACAAACTCTTAGCTGGTTCTTTGAAATTTAACAACATGACAGAGGACTGTTCCAAAACAACCAGTAACATCCCTTCGTTAACCATGGAGGTTGATACTGCTTTTCTCCGATCCTTGAGGGGTGTCCTTAAATTAGTAGAGATGGTGAGACATTTTTCATATGCATCTTTCATACTTTGATAAACCGCTGGGTTATGGAAAGACTTATCACCACAGATAAAGCCATATATCTGGTGTAAACTTGATAAAAACAGCAAGAATGTATTGCACAGTATTATTATAGGATATTACACTTGCTTACTCTTACAGAGAGATTATACTGACATACATTATTTCCTAAATATGTTGTCTATGAGAAAACAGAAGTGGAAGTGAATATCAGAGCTATAGTTCCTGTGAACTGTTCAAACGTTAAACCCAGTAGTTGATGATGATGTTAAACAAGATACTGCATGCCCTCTAGTTGAGATTACGTTTTAATAAATGAAAACTACCAGCATTTTCACAGCTTTTAGTGTGAAACAACCATTTCAATTTGTAGGATTAGACTTTTCTTAAATATTTTTGAATGGAAAAAGTCAAATAGCATTTCCTAAATGCCAATGCTCTCTGTTTCAGGGGACTATGTTTGTAGCATTTGTGTGTTTTGCGGTAGCATCCAGGCCCAAATACATTGCAGCTACATGTATGGAGTTTGTGATCACATTCTTCCTGCTTCTGCTGTACACGCTGAAGTTGAACAAGAAGCTGACTCTGTTCTTCTGGCCTCTCGTTGTAAGGAACCTACAGTATTTAATTACAGTACATCATTTACAGTAGGTCTTTTACATTGATTAACTGCTGTGAAAATGTCAGACAGTCAAGCTTCCTGAGTAACTTCCATTGTCTTTTCTTCTTCAGGATTTGTTCAACTCACTGTTTGCAGCAGTCTTCATACTTATCCTGAGTCTGATAGCAGTGTCCACTTACACAGTGACAGGGACCCTGGGTGGAGGGGTGAGATAAAAACAAATGTATTCCTTGTTGACCTTCTAATTGGGGGCCTTATAGAGCTGGGTTTCTGGGTGAAGCCTCATCTTACACACCCTCCTGTCAATAATAAACTGCCCAAAGGCATTACAATCCTTGTGAACATTTCCACTAACATTCATCTATACTGTAATCCCACATTTGGCACCCAGTACAACTAATGAATTAATTATTACAGAAATGTCAGCTACAATTCTATCTTGTAGACTATATCTGATATTAACACTAAGTCTTGTATATTTTCCCTATCCAGATAGTGGGTTTCATAGCAACAGGCCTGTGGTGTGTGGATGGTTACATGCTTTTCAAGAGGGTCACATTCAACCAACCAAGAACAGCAGCAACTGGCACTGTGAAGTGAAGACACCACAATTGTCTCCTCCCATGCTCACTCTCTTATGTCAGTCCTTCCATTTATAGGTGTaggtttaaaggggcaatcagcagttgaaacaataacaaagcttgGCTCCGGCCCATTTTGGTAAAAACCTGAAGGATATGTggatggagaaatgtaaccactctcaaattcatagacagagcaatgtatgcaaggactgaccatcaatgttatcaacatgatagttttaaccatgtttcgaggctatatagtgtttgtttacattttgtttgtttacaattattggagtaaaacaagcttatattttgggttctgatggtgtATGAcatttgaactaagctcatgaggcatttatataTGTGTTCATATCATTAAtttctatataaaaaaaatggatgtatcaactgcagattgcccctttgtTTGTATAGCTTCATCCATGCAACAACACAATTATCATGTATATAAAATAAGTACACCTTTGAAACCTAGGCCTGTATAAGGTTTTGAACAATGTCAGGTTACATGTAGGCCTACCTAGTCTATTTCTGCTTTATTCTAAAGTAATGTTTCTATTGCATTTTGAGCTGTTTATGACGTTCCCATAAAGttaaaacatattatttataaaACTCGAGGGATACAGCACAACAATTTTAACAAATACATTACAGTATTTTAGTTTTGACGCATATTAGCATGCACATAGCCCAGTCCGCCCAGCATAAGGGTCCAACATCTCTAGAATGCAGATGTTGAGCTTTTGTGAACTACGTTTTCGCATTGTCATTATTTCCGTTTCCACTTCAAGAAGCAACACGCTTTTTCGAGGCTTCTCATTTTCCACTCTTTCAACTCTTCCAGCCCGCTGGATCTGTAACCATTACTGAACTCAAACTTTATCTTTGCAATGGGGGACATCGAAGCTCCCGATACGACTGGACCGAGCCAAAGTGTCCTTCAAACTATTCTCCCAATCGCCAAAGAATTCGCATCTTCAAGGAAAGGACAACTTCTTATTGCAGAAGTGGTAACGTAGCATTTCAAAGAAGATATTAGTGTCATTTATTTCCATTGCTTCTTCCGAATACTTTTCTTCAACGCTGCCAAGACAAGCAGATGCGTAGAAGTTTAGATGACGGGGGCGGGGTGCACTCGATTTAACGGGTTTGTGCTATTCAGTGTTACACATTTGAATgctgaaaaatatgtttttgttaggAATAATTTATGCTATTGTATACCAGCTGTTTAGGTAAACTCTATGGAAAACACAACCATTGAATTCTGCTAATTTCTATTGAGATCAGTGTGTCCATCACACGGTTCTCATTTTGTTTTCGTCAAAGGAGCTAAAAAAAGATTTATGAATTAGAGTTagccacacattttttttttttagtttggaAGGTTTTAAGTTTACGACTGATAACCTTTTAATTCAGGTGAGATGTATACCAGTTATACGAAAGACAATGCATATGAATAATTTGAGACATATAGCCTGTAAACAATCATTCATATTCATGTAGCCTTGTGTAGGCTAATTCATGTTAACACAAGCAAGCAATATACCTTACATACAACTGTAATGTATTCTATACTTCATGTGGTCAGTCTACTGTCGCACTTTTGCGTGTATTACTGTAATACTGGATATCTACTAATAGGTTTTGACATGATGTGCAGTAGCCCATTGTAGGGACACGTTTGCACATGCAATTAAACAAAAATGATCATGGTAAAAATtcatttcaaagagagagtttgcTCAAATTACAAAGGGTTGCAAATAAATGAACTGCATTCATTCTTGATAATTCAATGATGATGGATTATTTCAAACCTCAGATATCAGGAAGTGAAGCAAGAGTGCGTCTGCTTAGATATCTTTACTGTAAAAGGGGTCATCACCGAGGATTTGAACCGAATGAACTCAAAATATGTTGTTATCATGGACCCTCCTATGCCTGGCATGTGAGATTCAGTTCATGGATGTGCTGCAGAAAGCAATGATCAACCCTTTCAGTCTCTACTTAACTGACACTGCTGGAGGGCATGTAGCCCAACAGCCATACTCTATGGAATAGAGGGCTCTG
The genomic region above belongs to Oncorhynchus mykiss isolate Arlee chromosome 6, USDA_OmykA_1.1, whole genome shotgun sequence and contains:
- the LOC110526280 gene encoding thymidine kinase 2, mitochondrial, whose translation is MSFNSLCMNNLWRSAIRLSSNAAVTSTRLVAIRCKIFGDKRGELCQTRARSNNTQHVSRKLVRNGKEKKLVVFIEGNIASGKTTCLEYFSKTSNIEVLTEPVSKWRNVRGHNPLGLMYQDPTRWGITLQTYVQLTMLDRHLSTMSAPVRMMERSIYSAKYIFVENLFRSGKMPEVDFAVLSEWFEWITQNIAIPVDLIVYLQSSPQTCHERLKERCREEEKIIPLEYLEAIHQLYEDWLIKKTSFNVPAPVLVIPADDDLQKMLHQYEENREKILAGSNV